In the genome of Vicia villosa cultivar HV-30 ecotype Madison, WI linkage group LG7, Vvil1.0, whole genome shotgun sequence, one region contains:
- the LOC131616484 gene encoding uncharacterized protein C630.12, which yields MKQKELTFLLCLIWALTLLYGEMFAYWLPSFFTCSWPHLKVQTKSESYQNDYVKVAVITDPQLVDKTSLRLPEKSLALELVKFYTDLNMRRSFFSSILPFKPDVILFLGDYFDGGPYLSDEEWEESFNRFKHIFGLNAQGKYKDKQVYFISGNHDIGYESLHYEKPKVIRRYEETFGIRNYKFTVGKLDFIAVDAQTLDGHPEKHLISQVWEFVKNISVDNAIRPRVLLTHIPLYRPDDTDCGPDRSSPIINQRINIAWYDKSNNIIYQNYVSEKSSKHLLDTIKPKFILSGHDHDQCTITHQSKTGPVKEHTLGTISWQQGNWYPSFMLLSVDNSTLRNASIPEEPLMTHLCYLPKQFHIYMWYIVLFGFTLLALLFWPTSSTSFWHQCRNLAGHFKQLIASIVSRNETKEKDEDANYEYEMMWDAEGSMHLIKKPLKASPSNSNERSLGERGNVVMRPTARKNTGQEGDFSMNMDMASSTGLDPLARIPPRTGKSRTTIIIQRLLRTLRMLTVIAAVNVPLYMMLLFKDWIDK from the exons ATGAAGCAGAAAGAGTTGACTTTCTTGCTCTGCCTCATATGGGCACTAACCTTACTCTATGGTGAAATGTTCGCTTACTGGCTTCCATCTTTCTTCACCTGTTCTTGGCCCCATTTGAAG GTTCAAACAAAGAGTGAGAGTTACCAAAATGATTATGTAAAAGTTGCTGTTATTACAGATCCACAG CTCGTGGATAAAACTTCTCTCCGTCTTCCTGAGAAATCTCTTGCACTAGAGCTTGTTAAATTCTACACCGATTTAAACATGAGGAGATCATTCTTTTCATCTATCCTTCCTTTCAAACCTGATGTCATATTGTTTTTAGGGGATTACTTCGATGGAGGTCCTTATTTATCTGACGAAGA ATGGGAGGAGTCTTTCAATCGCTTTAAACATATATTTGGCTTGAATGCACAAGgaaaatacaaagacaagcaaGTTTACTTTATTTCTGGAAACCATGATATTGGTTATGAAAGTCTTCATTATGAAAAGCCAAAG GTTATCAGACGCTATGAAGAAACGTTTGGGATTAGAAACTACAAGTTTACAGTTGGAAAATTGGATTTTATTGCAGTTGATGCACAAACTCTTGATG GACACCCAGAAAAGCATCTGATTTCTCAAGTTTGGGAGTTTGTAAAGAATATCTCTGTAG ATAATGCAATTCGTCCAAGAGTCTTATTAACACACATTCCTTTATATCGACCGGATGATACTGACTGTGGCCCTGATCGTAGTTCCCCAATTATCAATCag AGGATAAATATTGCTTGGTATGATAAGAGTAACAATATAAT ATATCAGAATTATGTTTCTGAGAAGTCATCAAAGCATTTACTAGATACTATCAAACCT AAGTTTATTTTATCAGGCCATGATCACGATCAATGCACCATCACTCATCAATCTAAAACCGGGCCTGTAAAGGAG CACACTCTAGGTACTATAAGTTGGCAACAAGGAAATTGGTATCCTTCTTTCATGCTCTTATCAGTCGATAACTCCACTCTTCGAAATGCTTCCATTCCCGAAGAGCCTTTGATGACTCATCTATGTTACCTTCCAAAGCAGTTTCACATTTATATGTG GTATATTGTGCTATTTGGTTTTACCCTTCTTGCCCTCCTATTTTGGCCAACAAGTAGTACAAGTTTCTGGCATCAGTGTAGGAACTTGGCGGGCCATTTTAAACAACTTATAGCTTCTATCGTATCGAGAaatgaaacaaaagagaaagacgAAGATGCCAACTATGAATATGAGATGATGTGGGATGCAGAAGGCTCAATGCATCTTATAAAGAAACCCTTGAAGGCATCTCCTTCAAATTCTAACGAAAGAAGCTTAGGAGAAAG GGGTAATGTTGTAATGCGGCCAACTGCTAGAAAAAATACTGGTCAAGAAGGAGACTTCTCGATGAATATGGATATGGCTTCAAGCACCGGGCTTGATCCTCTAGCAAGAATACCTCCAAGAACAGGCAAATCAAGGACAACAATTATAATCCAAAGATTACTACGCACGCTGCGAATGCTGACCGTTATCGCAGCAGTCAACGTTCCTCTTTACATGATGTTGCTATTCAAGGATTGGATTGACAAGTAA
- the LOC131618229 gene encoding small polypeptide DEVIL 22-like, with protein sequence MAELQNLKHKQQQKAHHAKKKRNGISSKCASLVKEQRARLYIVRRCATMLLCWYIQGDD encoded by the coding sequence ATGGCTGAACTACAAAACTTGAAGCACAAGCAACAACAAAAGGCTCATCATGCAAAGAAAAAAAGGAATGGGATTAGTAGCAAGTGTGCTTCTTTGGTTAAGGAGCAACGAGCTCGTCTCTACATCGTTCGCCGATGTGCCACCATGCTTCTTTGTTGGTACATTCAAGGAGATGACTAG